A stretch of Cucumis sativus cultivar 9930 chromosome 2, Cucumber_9930_V3, whole genome shotgun sequence DNA encodes these proteins:
- the LOC101221312 gene encoding probable L-cysteine desulfhydrase, chloroplastic encodes MASHCEKNHLPPDSTPHLNGDANTHLPKRPKIAPTFISDSEIQSEFAHHDPSVARINNGSFGCCPSSVISAQQQWQLKFLRQPDWFYFNGLKKGILESRTIIKDLINAEHIDEVSIVDNATTAAAIVLQKIARDFSEGRFEKGDAAVMLHYAYGAVKKSIEAYVSRAGGHVIEVQLPFPVKSNDEIIFEFRKALERGKANGRKVRLAVIDHITSMPCVVIPVKELVKICREEGVDQIFVDAAHAIGCTDIDMQEIDADYYTSNLHKWFFCPPSIAFLYSRRSPNHSDLHHPVVSHEYGNGLAIESAWIGTRDYSSQLVVPSVLKFVNRFEDGIKGIKKRNHEAVIKMGEMLAESWKTHLGCPPNMCASMVMVGLPSCLGISSESDTLKLRTHLREEFRVEVPIYYRAPKKGETAPITGYARISHQVYNKFEDYVKFKDAINELVQTGFTCTQLSK; translated from the coding sequence ATGGCTTCTCACTGTGAAAAAAACCACCTTCCCCCCGATTCTACCCCTCATCTTAACGGTGACGCCAATACCCACTTGCCCAAAAGGCCTAAAAttgcccccactttcatttCTGACTCAGAAATTCAATCCGAGTTTGCCCATCATGACCCTTCTGTTGCTCGGATCAACAACGGGAGCTTTGGCTGCTGCCCTTCTTCTGTCATCTCTGCTCAACAACAATGGCAGCTTAAGTTCCTTCGCCAGCCTGATTGGTTCTACTTCAACGGGCTCAAAAAGGGGATTCTTGAATCGAGAACCATCATTAAGGATCTCATCAATGCCGAGCATATTGATGAAGTTTCTATTGTTGATAACGCTACCACTGCAGCTGCTATAGTTTTGCAGAAAATCGCTAGGGATTTTTCTGAGGGGAGATTTGAGAAGGGTGATGCGGCGGTTATGCTTCACTATGCGTATGGTGCTGTGAAGAAGTCAATAGAGGCATATGTTTCTCGAGCTGGTGGGCATGTAATTGAGGTTCAATTGCCTTTTCCTGTTAAGTCTaatgatgaaattatatttgaatttcgTAAGGCTTTGGAGAGAGGAAAGGCTAATGGTAGGAAGGTTCGTCTGGCTGTGATTGATCATATTACATCCATGCCTTGTGTGGTTATACCGGTTAAGGAGTTAGTTAAGATTTGTAGGGAAGAGGGTGTTGACCAAATTTTTGTTGATGCTGCTCACGCTATTGGGTGTACTGATATTGATATGCAAGAGATTGATGCTGATTATTACACAAGTAATTTGCATAAGTGGTTCTTTTGTCCACCTTCAATTGCTTTCTTGTATTCCAGGAGGTCCCCAAATCATTCTGATTTGCATCATCCTGTTGTTTCTCATGAGTATGGTAATGGGTTGGCCATAGAAAGTGCTTGGATTGGAACCAGGGATTATAGTTCTCAGTTGGTGGTTCCTtcagttttgaaatttgttaataGGTTTGAAGATGGGATTAAGGGAATAAAAAAGAGGAATCATGAGGCTGTTATTAAGATGGGAGAGATGTTGGCAGAATCATGGAAGACTCATCTTGGCTGCCCGCCAAATATGTGTGCAAGTATGGTCATGGTGGGGTTGCCTTCATGCTTGGGCATCTCAAGTGAATCTGATACTCTGAAGTTGAGAACACATTTACGGGAAGAGTTTAGAGTTGAAGTCCCAATATATTACCGTGCTCCGAAAAAGGGGGAAACTGCCCCTATTACCGGGTATGCACGAATTTCTCATCAAGTGTAcaacaaatttgaagattaTGTTAAGTTTAAAGATGCAATCAACGAACTTGTGCAAACTGGCTTCACCTGCACTCAACTCTCCAAATGA
- the LOC101216738 gene encoding transcription factor PIF3 isoform X3, whose product MGKFGAIDSVVRDVMSTAPSPDVELAHDDDDDMVPWLSYPLDGHLQHDYSSDFLPELSGVTVNDFPSRNSIASSIGKASGGNQVNRERDMHLNSMHGANLEDGNISKLSSLDVSAARARSSTNQLHSSASQQSQTSFPHLRTKCAGETENTTGKMLHDSLVGHSPQVPLIASSSSSIAKQKLDPTPPNNSSNIINFSHFLRPASLLKSNPQKHGVPGTGGSRNLDSMVNNSSAANSQPHESSLIAIQGGIRNESNSGCKNAVVPTIDGKSPSDAKPLEQSQTNKQPEAACLGDSADHDDRLKHRFEVGATKGLADSEKAVESVFAASLCSRNSVEGASDDPPHNRKRKCHDTEDSEWHSDDVEEDCNDVKRVTSARGAGSKRSRAAEVHNLSERRRRDRINEKMRALQELIPNCNKVDKASMLDEAIEYLKTLQLQVQIMSMGAGLFMPPMMFPGAMAPMNTPHIYPPMGIGMGYGIGMPDMNGGIPMVQVPHMQGMHFPGPSMPAQTVMHGLPSSNFQVLGLPGQGLPMPMPRGPVAPFSGGPFVTNSSMAVAPVDNFGSTAACSSKDASPNINSPMGPNGGTDPSITPALRQANEQASCVNASSVKPTSKKDLIAN is encoded by the exons ATGGGAAAGTTTGGGGCTATTGATTCTGTAGTAAGAGATGTTATGTCAACGGCCCCTTCTCCGGATGTTGAATTAGCTCATGACGACGACGATGATATGGTGCCTTGGTTAAGTTATCCTCTTGATGGACATCTGCAACACGATTATTCTTCCGATTTCTTACCTGAATTATCTGGGGTCACTGTTAATGACTTTCCCTCACGTAATAGCATTGCATCTTCTATAGGCAAAGCTAGTGGCGGTAATCAGGtaaacagagagagagatatgCACCTAAATTCTATGCACGGTGCTAATCTAGAAGATGGCAATATTTCCAAACTTTCTTCATTAGATGTTTCAGCTGCTAGAGCTAGAAGTAGCACGAACCAATTACATTCATCAGCATCCCAGCAAAGTCAGACATCATTTCCACATCTCAGAACAAAATGTGCTGGAGAAACGGAAAATACTACAGGCAAGATGCTCCATGATTCTCTTGTGGGCCACTCTCCTCAGGTTCCATTGATTGCAAGCAGTTCTTCAAGCATTGCAAAGCAAAAGCTAGATCCAACTCCTCCAAATAATTCATccaatatcataaatttttccCACTTTCTGCGACCTGCCTCTCTTCTCAAATCCAATCCTCAGAAGCATGGTGTCCCTGGAACTGGGGGTTCACGCAATTTGGACAGCATGGTTAATAATAGTTCGGCTGCTAATAGTCAACCACATGAATCATCATTAATTGCAATCCAAGGTGGTATAAgaaatgaatcaaattcaGGTTGTAAAAATGCGGTAGTTCCTACCATAGATGGTAAAAGTCCATCAGATGCCAAGCCTCTTGAGCAATCACAGACTAACAAACAGCCTGAGGCTGCTTGTTTGGGTGATTCAGCCGACCATGATGACCGACTCAAACATCGTTTTGAAGTTGGTGCAACGAAAGGATTGGCAGATAGTGAGAAGGCTGTTGAATCTGTATTTGCTGCTTCCCTTTGTTCACGGAATAGCGTGGAGGGAGCTTCTGATGATCCACCACATAATAGGAAGAGAAAATGTCATGACACTGAGGATTCTGAATGGCATAGTGAT GATGTAGAAGAAGACTGCAATGATGTGAAGAGAGTGACTTCTGCTCGAGGAGCTGGTTCGAAAAGAAGCAGGGCTGCAGAAGTTCATAATTTATCAGAAAGA CGACGAAGAGATAGAATTAATGAGAAGATGCGTGCACTGCAAGAACTGATACCAAATTGTAATAAG GTCGACAAAGCATCCATGCTCGATGAAGCCATTGAGTACTTGAAAACGCTTCAACTTCAGGTTCAG ATTATGTCAATGGGAGCGGGTTTGTTCATGCCTCCCATGATGTTCCCTGGAGCAATGGCACCCATGAATACACCTCACATTTACCCACCCATGGGCATAGGAATGGGATATGGGATAGGTATGCCAGACATGAATGGTGGTATTCCTATGGTTCAAGTGCCACACATGCAAGGAATGCATTTCCCTGGCCCATCAATGCCAGCTCAAACTGTAATGCATGGACTGCCAAGTTCTAACTTTCAAGTTCTTGGACTTCCTGGTCAAGGACTTCCCATGCCTATGCCACGTGGACCGGTTGCACCGTTTTCTGGAGGGCCTTTTGTGACTAATTCCAGTATGGCAGTAGCTCCTGTGGATAATTTTGGTTCAACTGCAGCCTGTAGCTCGAAAGATGCATCTCCAAACATTAATTCACCCATGGGGCCAAATGGTGGCACCGATCCTTCAATTACTCCAGCTCTTAGACAG GCTAATGAACAAGCTTCTTGTGTTAATGCCAGCAGTGTGAAACCTACCAGCAAAAAGGATCTTATAGCTAACTAA
- the LOC101216971 gene encoding pentatricopeptide repeat-containing protein At1g71210, mitochondrial, whose amino-acid sequence MLLLHRVARVKSKTKNGIFVSSFKDIFNDALVSASLCPNLHSVSSAAGTSGNGNRDIPRFFPWKIASTLSAGADGMITKEVASSFKEWFKSGSNPLYGKIFQILRGARDDQEIPYRPSAADLALSRLGLRLNESFVLDVLRFGSKDVLSCLKFFDWAGRQERFFHTRATFNAILKILSKAKLVSLMFDFLENCVQHKLYHMPCFYNILVMGYAAAGKPIFALHLFGKMRFQGLDLDPFSYHVLLNSLVEENCFDAVNVIIKQITLRGFVNEITHYLMLKSFCKQNQLDEAETFLHDLVDSGKKLNGRMLDLLVGAFCQSGNFERAWKLVEWFRDLQIVSMEHVYGVWITELIRAGKLESALQFLNSSKLDGRYIPDVFRYNMLIHRLLRENRLQEVFDLLTEMMDQHISPDKVTMDAAMCFLCKAGMVEVALELYNSNFEFGISPNTMAYNYLINALCRDGSTDEAYRILKCSIYEGYFPGKKTFSILASALCREGKLDKMKELVIFALERNCMPNDSTYDKFIYALCRARRVEDGYLIHCELNRINVVATRSTYFVLIEGFIKSGRGDIAARLLIEMLEKGHNPPRGLFRSVILCLIEMENMEKQFFNLLELQLSCQEPNSEVYNNFIYAAGRAKKPELANEVYHMMLRNGIQPNLSSDILLLRGYLYSERISDALIFLSNLSQTRTIGRKISNVVVVGLCKANKTNLAFDFWKHLRDKGTVPSIECYEELAKHFCQNERYDAVVNLLNDLDKVGRPLTSFLGNVLLYSSLKTQKLYKAWVNSRVGQVETSQSSMLGLLIKAFSGHIRVSQSIKNLEEAIAKCFPLDIYTYNLLLRTLITSDMERAFELFDRLCEKGYVPNKWTYDILVHGLFKQGRTVEAKRLLEIMHKKGFSLTECTQALILSNSVHMRS is encoded by the coding sequence ATGCTTTTGCTACATCGTGTTGCTAGAGTtaaatctaaaacaaaaaatggaattTTTGTTTCCTCGTTTAAGGACATCTTCAATGATGCTCTTGTATCTGCCTCACTTTGTCCCAATTTACATTCTGTTTCGTCTGCTGCTGGAACTAGTGGTAATGGAAACAGGGATATTCCTAGGTTTTTCCCTTGGAAAATTGCTTCAACCTTATCAGCTGGTGCAGATGGGATGATTACCAAGGAAGTAGCGTCGTCCTTTAAGGAGTGGTTCAAATCTGGAAGCAACCCTTTGTATGGTAAAATCTTCCAAATCCTCCGTGGGGCTAGAGATGACCAAGAAATACCATATCGTCCTTCCGCTGCTGATCTTGCTCTTTCAAGGCTTGGCCTTCGCCTCAATGAGTCATTTGTGTTAGATGTCCTCCGTTTTGGCTCCAAGGATGTTCTGTCTTGCCTCAAGTTCTTTGACTGGGCTGGACGCCAGGAAAGGTTCTTCCATACACGTGCCACATTCAATGCCATCCTTAAGATTCTCTCCAAGGCCAAGCTCGTTTCCCTCATGTTTGATTTCCTTGAAAACTGTGTGCAACATAAACTTTACCACATGCCTtgtttttacaatattttggtTATGGGTTATGCCGCTGCTGGTAAACCCATTTTTGCTCTTCATCTGTTTGGTAAAATGCGCTTTCAAGGCCTTGATCTTGATCCTTTTTCCTACCATGTTCTTTTGAATTCTCTTGTTGAGGAAAATTGCTTTGATGCAGTGAATGTTATTATCAAGCAGATCACCTTGAGGGGATTTGTGAATGAGATCACACATTATTTGATGCTAAAAAGTTTCTGCAAGCAGAATCAGTTGGATGAGGCAGAAACATTCTTGCATGACTTGGTAGATAGTGGGAAAAAACTGAATGGGCGTATGTTGGATTTACTTGTTGGTGCATTTTGCCAAAGTGGAAACTTTGAGCGGGCATGGAAGTTGGTAGAATGGTTTAGAGACTTACAGATAGTTTCAATGGAGCATGTGTATGGTGTGTGGATTACAGAACTTATTAGGGCTGGAAAGTTGGAGAGTGCTCTACAGTTCTTAAATAGCAGCAAGTTAGATGGACGTTACATTCCTGATGTCTTTCGTTATAATATGTTGATTCATAGACTTCTAAGAGAAAACCGGCTTCAGGAGGTGTTTGACTTGCTTACGGAGATGATGGATCAGCATATTTCCCCTGATAAAGTTACAATGGATGCTGCCATGTGTTTCCTTTGCAAAGCTGGGATGGTGGAAGTTGCACTTGAATTATACAACTCCAACTTTGAATTTGGGATTTCCCCCAATACTATGGCATATAACTATTTGATCAATGCTTTATGTCGGGATGGAAGCACCGATGAAGCATACCGCATCTTGAAATGCTCCATATATGAAGGTTACTTTCcaggaaaaaaaacattttctatACTTGCAAGTGCTTTGTGTCGAGAGGGAAAGCTCGATAAGATGAAGGAGTTGGTTATTTTTGCCTTAGAGAGGAACTGTATGCCTAATGATTCCACATATGACAAGTTTATATATGCTTTATGTAGGGCTAGGAGAGTTGAAGATGGATACCTGATTCATTGTGAACTTAATAGAATAAATGTAGTAGCCACAAGGAGTACTTACTTTGTTTTGATAGAAGGTTTTATCAAGTCAGGAAGGGGTGATATTGCTGCAAGACTACTAATTGAGATGCTGGAAAAGGGTCACAATCCACCTAGGGGTCTATTTAGATCTGTCATTCTCTGTCTTATTGAAATGGAGAATATGGAAAAGCAATTCTTTAACTTGCTTGAGTTACAGTTATCTTGTCAAGAACCCAATTCTGAGGTGTACAATAACTTCATTTATGCAGCTGGACGTGCAAAAAAGCCTGAGCTTGCAAATGAAGTATACCATATGATGTTGAGAAATGGAATCCAACCAAATTTGAGTTCTGACATTCTTTTGCTAAGGGGGTACTTATATAGTGAGCGCATTTCTGATGCTTTGATTTTCTTAAGTAATTTGTCTCAGACAAGAACTATTGGGAGGAAAATCTCCAACGTCGTGGTTGTTGGTCTATGCAAAGCTAACAAGACTAATCTTGCATTTGATTTTTGGAAGCACCTGAGAGATAAGGGTACAGTACCTAGTATTGAATGCTACGAGGAACTGGCTAAGCATTTCTGTCAAAACGAAAGATATGATGCGGTGGTAAATCttttaaacgatcttgataAAGTTGGGCGTCCACTTACATCCTTTCTTGGTAATGTACTCCTATATAGTTCATTGAAGACTCAAAAGCTCTATAAAGCCTGGGTTAACTCAAGAGTGGGACAGGTGGAGACTTCTCAAAGTTCTATGCTTGGCCTGCTAATTAAGGCATTTTCTGGCCATATTAGAGTAAGCCAGTCTATTAAGAACCTGGAAGAAGCGATTGCCAAGTGCTTCCCACTTGATATCTATACGTACAATCTATTATTGAGGACGTTAATCACAAGTGACATGGAACGAGCATTTGAATTGTTTGATCGATTGTGTGAGAAAGGGTATGTGCCAAATAAGTGGACTTATGATATATTGGTTCATGGTCTTTTCAAGCAAGGGAGGACGGTAGAGGCTAAGAGATTGTTGGAAATAATGCATAAAAAAGGGTTCAGTCTGACAGAGTGTACCCAAGCACTTATTTTATCCAACAGTGTTCACATGAGGTCGTGA
- the LOC101221073 gene encoding uncharacterized protein LOC101221073, with protein sequence MALRRLLGFSDGEIMRSDAKPCSQLMKQTAGLCSVEGALGFWILCRLHYGPRITVRRSLRWAACGAASMSATSALLVRLFSPECEPQNIAAYDNRKL encoded by the exons ATGGCACTTAGACGATTGTTAGGCTTTTCAGATGGTGAGATCATGAGATCAGATGCTAAGCCTTGTTCACAGTTGATGAAACAGACTGCTGGGTTATGTTCTGTTGAAGGAGCACTTGGGTTCTGGATTCTTTGTAGATTACATTATG GTCCAAGAATTACAGTACGTAGGAGTCTTCGTTGGGCAGCTTGTGGAGCAGCATCGATGAGTGCAACCTCGGCTTTGCTTGTCCGATTGTTTAGTCCAGAATGTGAACCCCAGAATATAGCTGCTTATGACAATAGAAAGTTGTAA
- the LOC101216738 gene encoding transcription factor PIF3 isoform X2, which translates to MVASDLSMNPENDVFELVWENGQILLQGQSNRPRKNSNLNTSQAQCLPSHSPRDRDRDVGYFNNAKMGKFGAIDSVVRDVMSTAPSPDVELAHDDDDDMVPWLSYPLDGHLQHDYSSDFLPELSGVTVNDFPSRNSIASSIGKASGGNQVNRERDMHLNSMHGANLEDGNISKLSSLDVSAARARSSTNQLHSSASQQSQTSFPHLRTKCAGETENTTGKMLHDSLVGHSPQVPLIASSSSSIAKQKLDPTPPNNSSNIINFSHFLRPASLLKSNPQKHGVPGTGGSRNLDSMVNNSSAANSQPHESSLIAIQGGIRNESNSGCKNAVVPTIDGKSPSDAKPLEQSQTNKQPEAACLGDSADHDDRLKHRFEVGATKGLADSEKAVESVFAASLCSRNSVEGASDDPPHNRKRKCHDTEDSEWHSDDVEEDCNDVKRVTSARGAGSKRSRAAEVHNLSERRRRDRINEKMRALQELIPNCNKVDKASMLDEAIEYLKTLQLQVQIMSMGAGLFMPPMMFPGAMAPMNTPHIYPPMGIGMGYGIGMPDMNGGIPMVQVPHMQGMHFPGPSMPAQTVMHGLPSSNFQVLGLPGQGLPMPMPRGPVAPFSGGPFVTNSSMAVAPVDNFGSTAACSSKDASPNINSPMGPNGGTDPSITPALRQANEQASCVNASSVKPTSKKDLIAN; encoded by the exons ATGGTTGCTTCTGATTTATCTATGAA TCCTGAGAATGATGTTTTCGAGCTGGTGTGGGAGAATGGTCAAATTTTGCTGCAAGGCCAGTCCAATAGGCCCAGGAagaactcaaatttaaacacttcACAGGCTCAATGTTTACCATCTCATAGTCCCAGGGATAGAGATAGAGATGTAGGATATTTCAACAATGCAAAGATGGGAAAGTTTGGGGCTATTGATTCTGTAGTAAGAGATGTTATGTCAACGGCCCCTTCTCCGGATGTTGAATTAGCTCATGACGACGACGATGATATGGTGCCTTGGTTAAGTTATCCTCTTGATGGACATCTGCAACACGATTATTCTTCCGATTTCTTACCTGAATTATCTGGGGTCACTGTTAATGACTTTCCCTCACGTAATAGCATTGCATCTTCTATAGGCAAAGCTAGTGGCGGTAATCAGGtaaacagagagagagatatgCACCTAAATTCTATGCACGGTGCTAATCTAGAAGATGGCAATATTTCCAAACTTTCTTCATTAGATGTTTCAGCTGCTAGAGCTAGAAGTAGCACGAACCAATTACATTCATCAGCATCCCAGCAAAGTCAGACATCATTTCCACATCTCAGAACAAAATGTGCTGGAGAAACGGAAAATACTACAGGCAAGATGCTCCATGATTCTCTTGTGGGCCACTCTCCTCAGGTTCCATTGATTGCAAGCAGTTCTTCAAGCATTGCAAAGCAAAAGCTAGATCCAACTCCTCCAAATAATTCATccaatatcataaatttttccCACTTTCTGCGACCTGCCTCTCTTCTCAAATCCAATCCTCAGAAGCATGGTGTCCCTGGAACTGGGGGTTCACGCAATTTGGACAGCATGGTTAATAATAGTTCGGCTGCTAATAGTCAACCACATGAATCATCATTAATTGCAATCCAAGGTGGTATAAgaaatgaatcaaattcaGGTTGTAAAAATGCGGTAGTTCCTACCATAGATGGTAAAAGTCCATCAGATGCCAAGCCTCTTGAGCAATCACAGACTAACAAACAGCCTGAGGCTGCTTGTTTGGGTGATTCAGCCGACCATGATGACCGACTCAAACATCGTTTTGAAGTTGGTGCAACGAAAGGATTGGCAGATAGTGAGAAGGCTGTTGAATCTGTATTTGCTGCTTCCCTTTGTTCACGGAATAGCGTGGAGGGAGCTTCTGATGATCCACCACATAATAGGAAGAGAAAATGTCATGACACTGAGGATTCTGAATGGCATAGTGAT GATGTAGAAGAAGACTGCAATGATGTGAAGAGAGTGACTTCTGCTCGAGGAGCTGGTTCGAAAAGAAGCAGGGCTGCAGAAGTTCATAATTTATCAGAAAGA CGACGAAGAGATAGAATTAATGAGAAGATGCGTGCACTGCAAGAACTGATACCAAATTGTAATAAG GTCGACAAAGCATCCATGCTCGATGAAGCCATTGAGTACTTGAAAACGCTTCAACTTCAGGTTCAG ATTATGTCAATGGGAGCGGGTTTGTTCATGCCTCCCATGATGTTCCCTGGAGCAATGGCACCCATGAATACACCTCACATTTACCCACCCATGGGCATAGGAATGGGATATGGGATAGGTATGCCAGACATGAATGGTGGTATTCCTATGGTTCAAGTGCCACACATGCAAGGAATGCATTTCCCTGGCCCATCAATGCCAGCTCAAACTGTAATGCATGGACTGCCAAGTTCTAACTTTCAAGTTCTTGGACTTCCTGGTCAAGGACTTCCCATGCCTATGCCACGTGGACCGGTTGCACCGTTTTCTGGAGGGCCTTTTGTGACTAATTCCAGTATGGCAGTAGCTCCTGTGGATAATTTTGGTTCAACTGCAGCCTGTAGCTCGAAAGATGCATCTCCAAACATTAATTCACCCATGGGGCCAAATGGTGGCACCGATCCTTCAATTACTCCAGCTCTTAGACAG GCTAATGAACAAGCTTCTTGTGTTAATGCCAGCAGTGTGAAACCTACCAGCAAAAAGGATCTTATAGCTAACTAA
- the LOC101216738 gene encoding transcription factor PIF3 isoform X1 has protein sequence MPLSELYRVARGKLDSTQDKNSMVASDLSMNPENDVFELVWENGQILLQGQSNRPRKNSNLNTSQAQCLPSHSPRDRDRDVGYFNNAKMGKFGAIDSVVRDVMSTAPSPDVELAHDDDDDMVPWLSYPLDGHLQHDYSSDFLPELSGVTVNDFPSRNSIASSIGKASGGNQVNRERDMHLNSMHGANLEDGNISKLSSLDVSAARARSSTNQLHSSASQQSQTSFPHLRTKCAGETENTTGKMLHDSLVGHSPQVPLIASSSSSIAKQKLDPTPPNNSSNIINFSHFLRPASLLKSNPQKHGVPGTGGSRNLDSMVNNSSAANSQPHESSLIAIQGGIRNESNSGCKNAVVPTIDGKSPSDAKPLEQSQTNKQPEAACLGDSADHDDRLKHRFEVGATKGLADSEKAVESVFAASLCSRNSVEGASDDPPHNRKRKCHDTEDSEWHSDDVEEDCNDVKRVTSARGAGSKRSRAAEVHNLSERRRRDRINEKMRALQELIPNCNKVDKASMLDEAIEYLKTLQLQVQIMSMGAGLFMPPMMFPGAMAPMNTPHIYPPMGIGMGYGIGMPDMNGGIPMVQVPHMQGMHFPGPSMPAQTVMHGLPSSNFQVLGLPGQGLPMPMPRGPVAPFSGGPFVTNSSMAVAPVDNFGSTAACSSKDASPNINSPMGPNGGTDPSITPALRQANEQASCVNASSVKPTSKKDLIAN, from the exons ATGCCTCTATCTGAGCTTTATCGTGTGGCCAGAGGGAAACTTGATTCAACTCAAGACAAGAACAGCATGGTTGCTTCTGATTTATCTATGAA TCCTGAGAATGATGTTTTCGAGCTGGTGTGGGAGAATGGTCAAATTTTGCTGCAAGGCCAGTCCAATAGGCCCAGGAagaactcaaatttaaacacttcACAGGCTCAATGTTTACCATCTCATAGTCCCAGGGATAGAGATAGAGATGTAGGATATTTCAACAATGCAAAGATGGGAAAGTTTGGGGCTATTGATTCTGTAGTAAGAGATGTTATGTCAACGGCCCCTTCTCCGGATGTTGAATTAGCTCATGACGACGACGATGATATGGTGCCTTGGTTAAGTTATCCTCTTGATGGACATCTGCAACACGATTATTCTTCCGATTTCTTACCTGAATTATCTGGGGTCACTGTTAATGACTTTCCCTCACGTAATAGCATTGCATCTTCTATAGGCAAAGCTAGTGGCGGTAATCAGGtaaacagagagagagatatgCACCTAAATTCTATGCACGGTGCTAATCTAGAAGATGGCAATATTTCCAAACTTTCTTCATTAGATGTTTCAGCTGCTAGAGCTAGAAGTAGCACGAACCAATTACATTCATCAGCATCCCAGCAAAGTCAGACATCATTTCCACATCTCAGAACAAAATGTGCTGGAGAAACGGAAAATACTACAGGCAAGATGCTCCATGATTCTCTTGTGGGCCACTCTCCTCAGGTTCCATTGATTGCAAGCAGTTCTTCAAGCATTGCAAAGCAAAAGCTAGATCCAACTCCTCCAAATAATTCATccaatatcataaatttttccCACTTTCTGCGACCTGCCTCTCTTCTCAAATCCAATCCTCAGAAGCATGGTGTCCCTGGAACTGGGGGTTCACGCAATTTGGACAGCATGGTTAATAATAGTTCGGCTGCTAATAGTCAACCACATGAATCATCATTAATTGCAATCCAAGGTGGTATAAgaaatgaatcaaattcaGGTTGTAAAAATGCGGTAGTTCCTACCATAGATGGTAAAAGTCCATCAGATGCCAAGCCTCTTGAGCAATCACAGACTAACAAACAGCCTGAGGCTGCTTGTTTGGGTGATTCAGCCGACCATGATGACCGACTCAAACATCGTTTTGAAGTTGGTGCAACGAAAGGATTGGCAGATAGTGAGAAGGCTGTTGAATCTGTATTTGCTGCTTCCCTTTGTTCACGGAATAGCGTGGAGGGAGCTTCTGATGATCCACCACATAATAGGAAGAGAAAATGTCATGACACTGAGGATTCTGAATGGCATAGTGAT GATGTAGAAGAAGACTGCAATGATGTGAAGAGAGTGACTTCTGCTCGAGGAGCTGGTTCGAAAAGAAGCAGGGCTGCAGAAGTTCATAATTTATCAGAAAGA CGACGAAGAGATAGAATTAATGAGAAGATGCGTGCACTGCAAGAACTGATACCAAATTGTAATAAG GTCGACAAAGCATCCATGCTCGATGAAGCCATTGAGTACTTGAAAACGCTTCAACTTCAGGTTCAG ATTATGTCAATGGGAGCGGGTTTGTTCATGCCTCCCATGATGTTCCCTGGAGCAATGGCACCCATGAATACACCTCACATTTACCCACCCATGGGCATAGGAATGGGATATGGGATAGGTATGCCAGACATGAATGGTGGTATTCCTATGGTTCAAGTGCCACACATGCAAGGAATGCATTTCCCTGGCCCATCAATGCCAGCTCAAACTGTAATGCATGGACTGCCAAGTTCTAACTTTCAAGTTCTTGGACTTCCTGGTCAAGGACTTCCCATGCCTATGCCACGTGGACCGGTTGCACCGTTTTCTGGAGGGCCTTTTGTGACTAATTCCAGTATGGCAGTAGCTCCTGTGGATAATTTTGGTTCAACTGCAGCCTGTAGCTCGAAAGATGCATCTCCAAACATTAATTCACCCATGGGGCCAAATGGTGGCACCGATCCTTCAATTACTCCAGCTCTTAGACAG GCTAATGAACAAGCTTCTTGTGTTAATGCCAGCAGTGTGAAACCTACCAGCAAAAAGGATCTTATAGCTAACTAA